The sequence GGGCAATGTCTCCCCGGAGCTCTTCTTCGCGTTGCTGACAGACTTCCCTGACGCCAGTCAGAAGGAGCTCCCCGAGGAGGCGGCAATGCTGCTCCGCCTGGAGGACGGGATCCGGCTGCTCAACGCGCGGCACTGCCCCCAGGACGCGCCGCGCTTCTTCCTGCTTCATCGCGAACGGCGGTGGAATCCCGTGGCGCGCTGTTGGATGGGGTGGGAGCGCAAGCGGGGCAAGCTGGAGGAGCTCAACCGGCTGGTGCTCGGGGCGGACGACACGAGCTACGTGGGGCCCGTACCGGGCGTCATTCGGACCGTCCGGTATGTCATTACCCTGGATGCCGACACGCACCTGCTCCCAGGCTCCGCGGCGCGGTTGGTCTCCGTCCTCCACCACCCCCTGAACCAGGCCCGGTTCGACGGTGACAGTCAGCGCGTGGTGTCCGGGTATTCGATGCTCCAGCCCGGGCTGCGAGGAGAGCTCACGCGGTCGGCATGGCTTGCGATGCAAGGCGTGAAGACGTCCCTCTTCCGGCGCAAGACACGCGAACGCACCAGCTTGAGTCAACGCGCTTTTGGCATCGACGAGTTCGTCGGCAAGGGCATCTACGACGTGGCGGCCTTCGCCCGGAGCCTGGAAGGGCGCATCCCCGAGAATGCCGTCCTGAGTCACGACAAGCTGGAGGGCATGTTCTCGCGGGTCGCGCACGTTCCCGAGATCCAGATGTTCGAGGGACGCGTCACGGACATCGCCGGGACCGCGCGCATCTGGCACCGCTGGACCCGAGGAGACTGGCAGTTGTTGCCCTGGCTGCTGCCATGGGTGCCCACGCGCGGCGGCCGGTGGGTCGTCAATCCGTTGAGCGTGATCGACCGGTGGCGGATCTTCACGGACATGCGCCGCAGCCTGAGCGCTCCATGGGCACTGCTCGTGGTGACCTACGGATGGTTGTGGACGCCGGGGAGCACTGATGCGTGGGCCTGGACGCTGGGCGTGGCGGGGTGGTTCTGTCGCCGTCCCGTCCTCGGTTCGCTCATGTTCGTCGCGTGGACCGTCTGGCGGCTTCCCCCTCCGCGTCACGTTCCGCGGTTCCTGCTATCCACTGCCTACGGCACGCTGCTGGATGCCTTGATGGAGCTGGCGGTACTGCTCCCACTGGCGGGAGTAATGATGGACGCCATCGCTCGCGCGCTCTATCGGATGGGGGTGGATCGCGCGCGCATCCTGGATTGGACGACGCATTCCCAGGCGAACCAGAAGCTCCGCGCCATCTCGTCCATGATGCTTCCGGAGTTCTGGCGCGCCGCACTGCTGGCGCTGGTCATCGCGGGGGCGCTCGCCGTCATGAACCCGGGTTCGCTGCCCTGGGCGTCGCCCATGCTCGTCGCCTGGGTTCCCCTGCTCGTCTTCGCGCGGAAGGAACGGGCGGCCCCGCCTCTGGAGGAAGGGCAGGGGGCTCCCGCGGAGTTGGCGCGGCGCTGCTGGACGCTCTACGCGCGGGCGTGCGACAGCCGCGATGCGGACGCGAAGCCCACCGCCGTGGATGCGGCACTGGGGCTCGTGGCTCCCTTGTGCGCGCACCACCTGGGCTGTCTGGAGTCAGCGGCCCTGTTGTCGAGGCTCGACGAGGCGCTTGGCGCGGTCGAGCGGCTCGAACGATTCAGGGGACATCCCCTCACCGGAGGCGGGCTCCGAGGACTGTCCACCTCGGAGAGCGGCATGCTGGCCTCCGCGCTCATCGTCCTCGAGAGCGCCCTGGAGGGCATGCGCCGCGCGGGCGGGACCTCCGCTTCCATCCAGGCATGTGAGGCCCGCGCGCGGGCGCTGCGTGAAGGCATGGACTTCGCATTCCTTCACGACGCGTCGAGCGGCCTTCTCCACGAGGGCCATGACGTGGGGTCGGGGACGCCAGCCCCGCGGCTCCAGGCGGCCTTCGACGACGCGGGACTCCTGGCGAGCTTCGTCGCCATCGCGGAAGGGCAGTTGCCCCTCCGCCATTGGCAACGGCTGCTGGAGTCGCACCTGGAGACGCGGGGGGCTGGGACGCCGGATGCCCATGCGGCGGTCGAGCAGCTGGCTCCGTCCGTGTTCCTCTGGTTTCCTCCCGCCACGCTGCTGGAGGACGCGGCGCGCCCCGCGGTGGAGACCGCGTCCCGGCCCGAGGCCTCCCTGCACCTCCAGGCACTCGCGCTCCGGTTCAATCCGGGCAGTCCCGTCGACGGTCTCCAGGCGCTGCTGGAGGCGGAGTCCCTTGCGTCCCCCCGGTCGCTGGGACTGACCCTGCTGGCCCTGACCAACCTGGCGTGTGACGACATCCTGATCCAACACTTCCACCGGCACTGGCGGATCGCGTGGATCGACGTCCTTGTCTATGAGACGAAGGAAGCACCATGACAGTCATTGGCACGGCGCGGACGCAATCGAACGACAACGTCCAGGAGGGGCGGTTGGCTTCGCTCCGAAACATCCTGCCGGTGCTCCGCATGGTGTGGGAGTCGGGCCCGAGGACGGTGGTCGCCCACCTCGTGCTCCGGACGCTGGCGGCGTTGATCCCCCTGGCGGTCCTCGTCGTCGCCCGGTGGATCGTCGATGGCGTCGTGGCCAACGCCAGCGCGGGGCTCGGGATGACGAGCCGGCTCTGGGGATTTGTCGCGCTGGAGTTCGGGCTGGCGGTCCTGGGCGCCGTCCTCTCCAGGGGGATCGACTACGTAGGCGTGGTGCTGCGTGAGAACTACGTGCGGCAGGTGAGCTTGCGGTTGATGGCGCAGGCTTCGCGGCTGGACCTCGCGACCTACGAGGACCCGGCGTTCCATGACCGCCTGGAGCGGGCCCGGGCCCAGGCCACGGACCGGCTGGTGATGGTCGCCGCGATCTCCCGCTTCCTGCAGCTGGGGCTGACGACCGTGAGCCTGTGCGTGGGCATCGTGGTCTTCTCCCCGTGGATCCTGCTGAACATCGTGGTCTGCCTCGTGCCCGCGGCACTGGGCGAGGCGTACTTCGGGGCGCGAGTGTATGCGCTGAACTTCCGGCACACGCCCAAGCGGCGTGAGCTCGACTACTTGAGACAGCTTGGCGCGAGCAGGGAGAGCGCGAAGGAGCTCAAGATCTTCGGCTTGAGCTCCTTCCTGATGAGCCGCTACGAGAGCGTGTCGGGAGAGCTCCGGGACGAGGTCGTGAAGCTGTCGCGACGCGCGCTCGCGGGCCTGTCCCTGCTCTCGGTGGTCAGCTCACTCGGCTACTACGGCGCCTATGCCTTCGTCGTCTACCAGGCCGCGCGCGGGTCCCTGAGCGTGGGGGAGCTCACGTTCCTCGCGGGGGCCATCGCGGGAGCAAACCGGACGCTCCAGGAGTTCTCCGTGACGGGTGCGGGCATCGCGGACCAGGCGCTCTACATCCGCGACATGCTGGCGTTCTTCGCGCTCCAGCCGTCCATCCGCTCGTCGACGAACGCGGTCCCGGTCCCCAAACCCATCCGCAAGGGATTGGAGTTCCGCGATGTGACCTTCACGTATCCCGGCAGACCCGAGCCTGTCCTCCGGGGTGTGAGCTTCCACATGGCTCCGGGGGAGCGCATCGCGCTCATCGGGGAGAACGGGCAGGGGAAGACGACCATCGTGAAGCTGATGATGCGGCTCTACGAGCCGAGCTCGGGGCAGATCCTGCTCGATGGCGTCGACCTGCGGGACTACCGGCTGGAGGACCTGTGGCACGAGGTCGGTGTCATCTTCCAGGACTTCGCGCGCTACGAGATGACGGCCCATCACAACATCGCGGTGGGCCGTATCGAGCAGCACGAGGATCCGGCGCGCATCCTGGAGGCCGCGCGCAAGAGCCAGGCCGACGCGGTGATCGACCGGTTGCCGGGCCGGTACGCGCAGATGCTGGGACGCCGCTTCGACGGCGGACTCGACCTGTCCGGAGGCGAGTGGCAGCGGATCGCGCTCGCCCGGGCGTACCTGCGCGACGCGCAGATCCTCGTCCTGGACGAACCGACCGCGGCGCTCGATGCCCGTGCGGAGCTGGACGTCTTCAACCGGTTCGGTGAGCTGTCGAGCGGGAAGATGGCGCTGCTCATCTCGCACCGGTTCTCGACGGTCAAGATGGCGGACCGCATCCTCGTCCTGGAGAACGGGAAGGTCGTCGAGGAGGGCCCCCACGAGCAGTTGGTCGCCGTCGGGGGGCGCTACGCGACGATGTACGAGCTACAGGCCTCCCGGTACCGCTGAGCGCCTTCGCCGCGGATGGCACGGCAACATGGCGGAGTGACATCGGGGACAACTCGGCGTGACGGAGGCGTCATCGCGCACGGAGTTCTGGAGTGATGTTGAAAACATCCAGCAGCCCGGGGCAGAAGGCGCGCGCGGCGGCCCGAAAAGCGCGCTTCCCGTGCCAGGGCCGCCGCTCACCGGGAGAGGGTATGTTTCGCACGTTGTTGACCGTCACGCTGGCGCTGACCCTGGGCTGCGCCACGCAGGAGGAGCCCACGCCGGCTCCCACCGCGCCCCCGGCCCTCGCAGGGGCCGAGTCCGCGCCGTTGAAGGAGAAGGTGTCGCAGCTCAACGCCCGGCTGCGCCGGGGCGAGAAGGCGGGACTGACGCCACTGTTGCGTGAGCGCGCCGAGGCGCTGGGCTCACTGATGGACGTGGATGCGGGCGCCGCGCTGGCGCTGGCGCTTCCCGAGTCCGTGCGCGCGAACCTCGCCCGGAAGCAGCCGGACGCGGCGCCGCTGCTGGAGGCGCGCGGGGACTTCGAGGGGGAGTTGGAGGTGCTCGTCGCGGACAACCCGGCGCGGACGGAGGCGCGCACGGAGCACTTCCTGCGCGTGAAGGGCGAGCGGCTCCAGGTGCGCTTCTCGAATACTCCATCCGGGGATTTGCGCAGCGGCCTGCGCGTGCGCGTGCGGGGCCTGAAGCTGGCCGCGCGGCTGGCTGCGGAGGACACGCAGGTGGTGCCGGTGCGTCAGGCGCTCTCCGCCACGTCCGCGTGCCGCACCACGGGGGACCAGCGCTCGCTGGTCATCCTCGCCACCTTCCCGGGGCAGCCGCAGACGCTCACCGCGGAGCAGGTGCGCGAGGTGTTCTTCTCCACCACGCAGCGCTCGCTGACGCGCTACTGGCAGGAGGTGTCCCAGGGCCGCACCAGCGCCAGCGGCGACGTGGTGGGCTGGTACACGCTGAACCGGGGTTACTCGTGCGCCGAGTCGGACGCCATGCGCGTGGCCGCCATCGCCGCGGCCGACGCGGACGTGGACTTCCGGCAGTATGACCGCATCTTCATCGTCCACCCGGAGGCGACGGACACCAACTGCTCCTACGGCGGCCTGGGCACGCTGGCGTGCTACACGCAGCAGACGCAGGACGGCTCCATCACCGCCTCCACCGCGTGGCTGCGCGCCGAGTACATGAGCCCCAATGACCTGGGCGTGGAGTTGGTGACGCACGAGGGTGGCCACAGTCTCACCCTGCACCACGGCAGCGCGCGCGACTTCGGGGCGGAGGCCCTGGGCCCCGTGGGCTCGCGGGGCACGCTCACCGAGTACGGCGACAAGTTCACCTCCATGGGCGACTGGAACCTGGGCCACTACGCGGCGCCGCACAAGGTGCGCGCCGGTTGGTTGGAGCCGAGCTCGGTGGCCACGGTGGACGGCACGGACGGCACCTTCACGCTGTCCCCGCTGTCCGCGCCCATGGGCAGTGGCCTGCAGGCGCTGAAGGTGCGCCGTGGCTTCTACGGCGACGGCTGGCTGTGGCTGGAGGCCCGCCGGCAGGTGGGCGACTACGACGTCAGCTTCTTCCCCTCACAGGTGTACGACGGCGCGTTGGTGCACTACGAGGACACGTACACGGGCAGCTACACGCACCTGCTGGACTTCACGCCGGAGACGTCCGCGTGGTGGGATCCGGCCTTCCTGCCCGGCACGTGGGCGGACCCGTACACCAACCTGCGCCTGTCGGTGGACGCCGCCACGCCCGCGGGCATCACGGTGAGCGTCCACTATGAGCCCGTGCCGTGCGTGCGCGCGCCGCCGACGGTGACGTTCGACACCTGGTACGAGTACGCCGCGCCGGGCTGGCAGGTGGACAGCGGCCTCTCCATCACCAACAACGACACGGTGGGCTGCCCTACCTCCACCTTCGCGCTCTCCACGTCGATGCCAGCGGGCTGGCCGACCACGAACCTCCCCGCCAGCATCACCCTGGAGCCCGGCAATCAGCGCTCCCTCTACTTCACCAAGGAGGTGCCGCAGGGCACGCAGTACGCCACGTACACGGTGGATGTCACCGTCGCGCGTGACGGCGCGAGCATCACCGCGGAGGACATACTGGATGTGATTGCGCCGTGCCAGCAGGCGCCCCTCGAGGTGCGCTTCGACCGGGCCTCGCAGACGGTGAGCGCCGGGGACACGGCTGCCTTTGGCGTCACCCTCGTCAACCACGACTCGCGCGCGTGCGGGTGGTGGTACTTCGAGCCCGCGTCCACGCTGCCCGCGGGCTGGGCCACGGACTATGACCAGTATGGCTTCGACATCGAGCCCGGCGGTTCGTTCGAGTTCACGATGTACAAGACGGTGCCCACGGACGCGCAGGGAACCTACGCCGTGGACCTCCAGATTCTGCGGGACGGCTATGTGGTGGAGACCACCGCCACGGCCTCCGTCACGGTGAATCCCTGCGTGCGCTCGGCGCCGACGCTCAGCGCGCTGCCGTCGACGGTGGACGTGGTGCCGGGAGGGACGGGAAGCTACACGCTGTCAGTCACCAACCACGATGCGGCGACGTGTGGAGCTTCCACGTTCACGCTGGCGCTGGATTCGGACCCGTGGGGCTCGGTGTTCTCCACGCCGTCGCTCACGGTGGCGCCCGGGGCCACGGCCACCGCGACGCTGACGGTCACCGCGCCTTCGAACGCGGGCGCGGGCAGCCGTTCCTTCGAGCTGGGCGTGCTGCGTGACGGGGTATCCGTTGGTGGCGCGCAGTTGGAGGCGCGCGTGGTGTGCGTGCCCCGTGTGCCGTCGGTGGACTTCACGCCGGCCTCGGCCACCGTGGAGGCGGGCAAGCCGCTAACCGTGACGATGGCGGTGACGAACAACGACAGTACGGCGTGCGCCGCGAGCAGCTTCTCGCTGGGCGCCTCGGCACCGTCGGGCTGGACGTCGAGCCTGTCGCAGATGGCGCTCTCGCTGGCTCGTGGCGCGAGCGGACAGGTGACGCTCACCGTGACTCCTCCGCAGACGGTGTCCGGTCGCTTCACGGTGAGCGGGACGGCTTCGCACCCGGGCGCGAGCGCGGCGCTGGGCAGCTTCACGGTGGACGTCACCCCGCTGCCGCTGAAGGCCACGCTGTCGGTGCCGGCGCTCAGCTACAGGCGCAACGGTCTGGTGCTCGTCACGACCCTCGTGACGCGAGGAACAGGCTCCGCGCAGGCAAGCGTGCGATTCAGTCTGCTCCGTCCGGATGGCCTCATGGACGCGCTCACCGTGTCCACGGATGCCAAGGGCAAGGCAGGATGGAGCTACGTGGCGCGCGTGCCCGGTGCGCACGCCGTCACCGCCACCGCCACGGCGGGCACGGAGACGGTCACCAGCAACACGGTGGGCTTCACCGTGCAGTGACGCGCCGGGTGTCCGTGTGGCGGGCCGCTGCACGTTCCCGGGTTGAGCGTGAAGCAGGAAGCCGGGCTCCTGGGTTTGGAGCCCGGCCGATGGCTCGACCCCGGTCGGTCTGGCCGTCGTAGGAGTTGATCGACAGCCGGGGCTGCGCCGTCTGGGTGGGGTCGCTCGGCGTCCACTTCGCGTTGGCCATCAGCCGCAGCTCTCCCACCGCCGGAACCGACGAACCCTCCTTCGCCTCCGCACGGACGACCCGTGTGCGCATGACCCTGGCACTGTTCATCGTCAGCCGGACAGGAGTGCCAGAGAGGACGGGAGACAGCTCGTCGCTGGACCGGACCCGCGACGTAGCCACCACGCTGGCGCACGCCAGCAGCAGCACCCGCGACGCCCAGTAACGCGCCGGAGTGGGGATTCGCTCGTGCACGGCAGGCTCGATACCACACACACGAACAGCGCGAAGCGCGTCTCAGCCGCGGAGGCGGTCCGCCAGGTCCTGCGCCAGGCCACACAGCGCACAGGAAAGGCAGCATTGCGTCCACCACCGGCAGCCGCGGCGTGGAGGCATTGAAATCGCCACGGATGACGAACACACCGTGGCGCTGCAGTCGGACGGTAGCGTCTGGGCCTGGGGCTGGAACGACTACGGCCCGCCGGGCGACGTGACGACGAGGAACCGCTCTACGCCGGTGAAGGTGCAGGGCTTTTAGCTCCGGGCCTCAAGCCCACCGCCGTCCCGGGAAAGACGCCCCCGCGGCTCAGTAGGTCATCCGCGTCGGAACCCTGATCGGAAAGGCCGTCCCCACGCCCAACTGGTCATTCTCGTTGTACCCCCACCCCCAGACCTCATTCCCCGGCAGAAGCGCGAAGCTGGAGTGGCGCCTGGCAAGAATGGCCTTGGCACCTGTCAGGCCTGGCACCTTTCCGGGGGAGTCGCGGATGGTGGGGAGGCTTGTCCCGTCCCCGTGTTGACTGTAGGCATTCCAGCCCCAGCTCCACAGGGTGCCGTCTGCCTTCAATGCAAGACTGTGCAGCTCCCCCGCGGAGACCGAGGTCACCCCCGTCAGCGACAGCACCTTCACGGGCAGAGTCCTCGGTTGTTTCGTTCCATCCCCGAGCTGGCCATAGAAGTTCTCTCCCCAGGCCCAGACGGTGCCGTCCCTCTTGAGGGCCAGGCTGTGAAAGAGACTGGTGGAGACCGCCTGGATGTCCGACAGGCCGGTGACCTGCACGGGGACGAGGCGGTTTGTATTCGTCCCGTCACCCAGTTGGCCGTCCGCGTTATTGCCCCAGGCCCACACGGTGCCGTCCTGCTTCAAGGCCAGGGAGTGGTGGTAACCTGCGGCGATGGCCGTGATGCCCGTCAGCCCTTGGACCTGCACGGGAGCGTTGCG is a genomic window of Corallococcus exiguus containing:
- a CDS encoding ABC transporter ATP-binding protein; amino-acid sequence: MASLRNILPVLRMVWESGPRTVVAHLVLRTLAALIPLAVLVVARWIVDGVVANASAGLGMTSRLWGFVALEFGLAVLGAVLSRGIDYVGVVLRENYVRQVSLRLMAQASRLDLATYEDPAFHDRLERARAQATDRLVMVAAISRFLQLGLTTVSLCVGIVVFSPWILLNIVVCLVPAALGEAYFGARVYALNFRHTPKRRELDYLRQLGASRESAKELKIFGLSSFLMSRYESVSGELRDEVVKLSRRALAGLSLLSVVSSLGYYGAYAFVVYQAARGSLSVGELTFLAGAIAGANRTLQEFSVTGAGIADQALYIRDMLAFFALQPSIRSSTNAVPVPKPIRKGLEFRDVTFTYPGRPEPVLRGVSFHMAPGERIALIGENGQGKTTIVKLMMRLYEPSSGQILLDGVDLRDYRLEDLWHEVGVIFQDFARYEMTAHHNIAVGRIEQHEDPARILEAARKSQADAVIDRLPGRYAQMLGRRFDGGLDLSGGEWQRIALARAYLRDAQILVLDEPTAALDARAELDVFNRFGELSSGKMALLISHRFSTVKMADRILVLENGKVVEEGPHEQLVAVGGRYATMYELQASRYR
- a CDS encoding NEW3 domain-containing protein; the encoded protein is MFRTLLTVTLALTLGCATQEEPTPAPTAPPALAGAESAPLKEKVSQLNARLRRGEKAGLTPLLRERAEALGSLMDVDAGAALALALPESVRANLARKQPDAAPLLEARGDFEGELEVLVADNPARTEARTEHFLRVKGERLQVRFSNTPSGDLRSGLRVRVRGLKLAARLAAEDTQVVPVRQALSATSACRTTGDQRSLVILATFPGQPQTLTAEQVREVFFSTTQRSLTRYWQEVSQGRTSASGDVVGWYTLNRGYSCAESDAMRVAAIAAADADVDFRQYDRIFIVHPEATDTNCSYGGLGTLACYTQQTQDGSITASTAWLRAEYMSPNDLGVELVTHEGGHSLTLHHGSARDFGAEALGPVGSRGTLTEYGDKFTSMGDWNLGHYAAPHKVRAGWLEPSSVATVDGTDGTFTLSPLSAPMGSGLQALKVRRGFYGDGWLWLEARRQVGDYDVSFFPSQVYDGALVHYEDTYTGSYTHLLDFTPETSAWWDPAFLPGTWADPYTNLRLSVDAATPAGITVSVHYEPVPCVRAPPTVTFDTWYEYAAPGWQVDSGLSITNNDTVGCPTSTFALSTSMPAGWPTTNLPASITLEPGNQRSLYFTKEVPQGTQYATYTVDVTVARDGASITAEDILDVIAPCQQAPLEVRFDRASQTVSAGDTAAFGVTLVNHDSRACGWWYFEPASTLPAGWATDYDQYGFDIEPGGSFEFTMYKTVPTDAQGTYAVDLQILRDGYVVETTATASVTVNPCVRSAPTLSALPSTVDVVPGGTGSYTLSVTNHDAATCGASTFTLALDSDPWGSVFSTPSLTVAPGATATATLTVTAPSNAGAGSRSFELGVLRDGVSVGGAQLEARVVCVPRVPSVDFTPASATVEAGKPLTVTMAVTNNDSTACAASSFSLGASAPSGWTSSLSQMALSLARGASGQVTLTVTPPQTVSGRFTVSGTASHPGASAALGSFTVDVTPLPLKATLSVPALSYRRNGLVLVTTLVTRGTGSAQASVRFSLLRPDGLMDALTVSTDAKGKAGWSYVARVPGAHAVTATATAGTETVTSNTVGFTVQ